A part of Nocardioides plantarum genomic DNA contains:
- a CDS encoding type II toxin-antitoxin system HipA family toxin, which produces MAGARVLHAYLDGVFVGHVEQTSGGLLSFTYDDRYRASDNPTPLSLSMPLSAARHRNKNVRAYLEGLLPDSEDARARWGRQYGVSPNNPFSLLRHVGRDAAGAVQILGPDEDASDALARDGDIEWLTDDDVAHMARDLAAHGSDWDPGRFGGRWSLAGAQPKLALFRDPETLRWGIPRDSTPTTHIIKPAIEGYARHHVNEALCLRAAKEVGLLTARVDLVEVDDVQAVISHRYDRDEEDGGWVRVHQEDFCQALSVHPSLKYQADGGPGVGEISDLLATLAIDDREVSTERFYKGLALNVLIGGTDAHAKNYSLILIGNRAQVAPLYDVASAACYSQYERLVAPMRIGEHDKLLDVTTKDWVRVGRRMGIGGDLAVQWVEDLRNDLPGAFERAVNGLPEHTRAEASRMAERIVEHVAGTWRPDLSRNPRHVARGTSTSRSPVSD; this is translated from the coding sequence ATGGCCGGCGCACGCGTGCTGCACGCCTACCTCGACGGAGTCTTCGTCGGGCACGTGGAGCAGACGAGCGGGGGCTTGCTGTCGTTCACCTACGACGACCGCTACCGCGCCAGTGACAACCCGACGCCGTTGTCGCTGTCCATGCCGTTGAGCGCCGCACGCCACCGCAACAAGAACGTGAGGGCCTATCTGGAGGGGCTGCTGCCGGACAGCGAGGACGCACGCGCGCGCTGGGGCCGCCAGTACGGCGTCTCGCCGAACAACCCCTTCTCGCTGCTACGCCATGTCGGCCGCGACGCGGCTGGGGCGGTGCAGATCCTGGGGCCGGACGAAGATGCTTCCGACGCCTTGGCCCGAGACGGCGACATCGAGTGGCTGACGGACGACGACGTCGCCCACATGGCGCGCGACCTGGCCGCCCACGGCTCCGACTGGGACCCGGGCCGGTTCGGTGGCCGGTGGAGCCTGGCCGGAGCACAACCGAAGCTGGCCCTGTTCCGAGACCCTGAGACGCTGCGCTGGGGGATCCCCCGGGACTCGACACCGACGACCCACATCATCAAACCGGCCATCGAGGGCTACGCCCGCCATCACGTCAACGAAGCGCTCTGCCTGCGCGCCGCCAAGGAGGTCGGGCTCCTCACCGCGCGCGTCGACCTCGTGGAGGTCGACGACGTGCAGGCGGTCATCTCGCACCGTTACGACCGCGACGAGGAGGACGGGGGCTGGGTGCGGGTCCACCAGGAGGACTTCTGCCAGGCCCTCTCGGTGCACCCGAGCCTGAAGTACCAGGCAGACGGCGGGCCAGGGGTCGGTGAGATCTCAGACCTGCTCGCCACCCTGGCCATCGACGACCGGGAGGTCAGCACCGAGAGGTTCTACAAGGGGCTTGCCCTCAACGTCCTCATCGGCGGGACCGATGCCCACGCGAAGAACTACTCGCTCATCCTCATCGGCAATCGCGCCCAGGTGGCACCGCTCTACGACGTCGCCTCCGCCGCCTGCTACTCACAGTACGAACGGCTCGTGGCGCCGATGAGGATCGGAGAGCACGACAAGCTGCTCGACGTGACAACGAAGGACTGGGTGCGCGTGGGCCGGCGGATGGGCATCGGCGGCGACCTCGCCGTGCAGTGGGTCGAGGACCTTCGCAACGACCTGCCCGGTGCGTTCGAGCGCGCAGTCAACGGGTTGCCCGAGCACACGAGGGCGGAGGCCAGTCGCATGGCCGAGCGCATCGTGGAGCACGTCGCTGGGACGTGGCGGCCCGACCTGTCCCGCAATCCCCGTCACGTCGCACGCGGCACGTCGACGTCGCGCAGCCCGGTCAGCGACTGA
- a CDS encoding helix-turn-helix domain-containing protein: MQVETMRDLSSLVRSTRLSRGLTQAELAARLGVSRDWVVRLEQAGTRLEVQKVLDVLVVLGLQLDVHEAAQPSASSSTPAPRATAAPEPPEGKKPPPNDSTPQGRPAKNDPFAFLTKRT; this comes from the coding sequence ATGCAGGTCGAGACCATGCGCGACCTCAGCTCGCTCGTGAGGTCCACCCGCCTGAGCCGGGGCCTCACCCAAGCAGAGCTCGCCGCCCGGCTGGGGGTCAGCAGGGACTGGGTCGTCCGACTCGAGCAAGCGGGCACCCGCTTGGAGGTTCAGAAGGTCCTGGACGTCCTCGTCGTCCTGGGGTTACAGCTCGACGTCCACGAGGCAGCCCAGCCGTCGGCAAGCTCCAGCACCCCAGCACCGCGGGCCACGGCTGCGCCCGAGCCACCGGAAGGCAAGAAGCCGCCCCCCAACGACTCCACCCCCCAGGGTCGCCCCGCCAAGAACGACCCGTTCGCGTTCCTCACCAAGAGGACCTGA
- a CDS encoding ArsR/SmtB family transcription factor: protein MDEETDGYVGVSELFSALASPVRAAVVHRLTTRGWSVTELADELGVSQPLMSQHLRVLREARVATATRTGRTTTYTLVDDHVAHVFLDAYHHTKEHP from the coding sequence ATGGACGAGGAGACCGACGGCTACGTCGGCGTGAGCGAGCTCTTCTCCGCACTGGCCTCGCCGGTGCGGGCTGCCGTCGTCCATCGCCTGACCACGCGGGGCTGGTCGGTCACCGAGCTCGCCGACGAGCTCGGGGTCAGTCAACCCCTGATGAGCCAGCACCTCCGGGTCCTTCGGGAGGCCCGCGTGGCGACCGCGACCCGCACGGGTCGAACGACGACCTACACCCTCGTCGACGACCACGTGGCCCACGTGTTCCTCGACGCCTACCACCACACGAAGGAACACCCATGA
- a CDS encoding Fur family transcriptional regulator — MSIEDSEREPTSLSRSTRQRRAIEATMTGFDDFRTAQEIYESLLRQGESVGLATVYRGIQWLLEAGKVDVVTSGSGESRYRRCSETHHHHLVCRECGRTVEIEGPAVEHWAAAVSERFGFVDVNHTVELFGTCTRCREDDA, encoded by the coding sequence ATGAGCATCGAGGACAGCGAGCGCGAACCCACCTCGCTCTCACGCTCCACCCGTCAGCGGCGGGCGATCGAGGCCACGATGACGGGCTTCGACGACTTCCGCACCGCGCAGGAAATCTACGAGTCCCTGCTGCGGCAGGGGGAGTCGGTGGGTCTCGCCACCGTCTACCGCGGGATCCAGTGGCTGCTGGAGGCGGGCAAGGTCGACGTGGTGACGTCCGGATCCGGGGAGTCCAGGTACCGGCGCTGCAGCGAGACCCATCACCACCACCTGGTGTGTCGCGAGTGCGGCAGGACCGTCGAGATCGAGGGGCCGGCGGTCGAGCACTGGGCCGCGGCGGTGTCGGAGCGGTTCGGGTTCGTCGACGTCAACCACACCGTCGAGCTCTTCGGCACGTGCACCCGCTGCCGGGAGGACGACGCCTGA
- a CDS encoding class I SAM-dependent methyltransferase, translating into MASSTDRPASAALTTAARRLRRALPGRTAPEREPAIEPAVEPAVEETPAETPTAPSPPTKRPAPQGYGPAGIPGRMIRVVPQPGPVGSRMELEVADPSEAAAVRAGWQLVDAYERLSVSAARQVFGREVDAWRAYADDTIVQLVHAVDDEWTESRESVNNRLRYRRMMDFARAGDRVFDVGFGKGSLAAQLIKGTGVAAYHGIDIVDSYVPEAIELFAANDLADAPITLEKGDLYDLTGDKPELADATLVICCEVLEHVPDPELALRTLADALPEGADLIFSVPLIGRLEGVWGHVTVFGISRLKDMLEGAGLYAHHVEPLSNVWALVVASRDPGPSRRVREAGGRPRTRVEAPLTTHHDFVDVASESVVPAPDSTGSVTVEPAGEARVTCRFTASGGVRFPAEGLESLRLALYFGECRGVEQIHVTASAGGTRTCRWTWTPRDGQLKDWIAVKVRPGEADTRFISGPHKNVAATDEIEVSVVLAEGGTATFDLRASLLP; encoded by the coding sequence ATGGCCTCGTCGACCGACCGTCCCGCTTCGGCAGCCCTGACGACCGCGGCGCGACGCCTGCGCCGCGCCCTGCCGGGGCGCACCGCGCCCGAGCGCGAGCCGGCCATCGAGCCGGCCGTCGAGCCGGCCGTCGAGGAGACGCCGGCCGAGACCCCGACCGCACCGTCGCCCCCCACCAAGCGTCCGGCACCCCAGGGCTACGGTCCCGCCGGCATCCCGGGTCGCATGATCCGGGTCGTCCCCCAGCCCGGTCCGGTCGGTTCGCGGATGGAGCTCGAGGTCGCCGACCCGTCCGAGGCGGCCGCCGTACGCGCGGGGTGGCAGCTCGTCGACGCCTACGAGCGGCTCAGCGTCTCAGCGGCCCGGCAGGTGTTCGGGCGCGAGGTCGACGCATGGCGGGCCTATGCCGACGACACGATCGTCCAGCTGGTGCACGCGGTCGACGACGAGTGGACCGAGTCGCGCGAGAGCGTCAACAACCGGCTGCGCTACCGCCGGATGATGGACTTCGCACGCGCCGGCGACCGGGTCTTCGACGTCGGGTTCGGCAAGGGGTCACTCGCCGCCCAGCTGATCAAGGGCACCGGCGTCGCCGCCTACCACGGCATCGACATCGTCGACTCCTACGTCCCCGAGGCGATCGAGCTGTTCGCGGCCAACGACCTGGCGGACGCGCCGATCACGCTCGAGAAGGGTGACCTCTACGACCTGACCGGCGACAAGCCCGAGCTGGCCGACGCCACCCTCGTCATCTGCTGCGAGGTGCTCGAGCACGTGCCCGACCCCGAGCTCGCCCTGCGCACGCTCGCCGACGCGCTTCCCGAGGGCGCCGACCTCATCTTCTCCGTCCCGCTGATCGGACGGCTCGAGGGCGTGTGGGGGCACGTCACGGTGTTCGGCATCTCGCGCCTGAAGGACATGCTCGAGGGTGCCGGGCTCTACGCCCACCACGTCGAGCCGCTGTCCAACGTGTGGGCCCTGGTCGTGGCCTCGCGCGACCCCGGCCCCTCACGTCGGGTGCGCGAAGCCGGCGGGCGCCCGCGCACCCGCGTCGAGGCGCCGCTCACGACGCATCACGACTTCGTCGACGTCGCGTCCGAGTCCGTCGTGCCAGCGCCGGACTCGACCGGCTCGGTGACCGTGGAGCCGGCGGGCGAGGCCCGCGTGACCTGCCGATTCACCGCCAGCGGTGGGGTGAGGTTCCCGGCCGAGGGCCTGGAGTCCCTGCGACTCGCCCTCTACTTCGGCGAGTGCCGCGGGGTCGAGCAGATACACGTCACGGCCAGCGCCGGAGGCACCCGTACGTGCCGCTGGACCTGGACCCCGCGCGACGGCCAGCTCAAGGACTGGATCGCGGTCAAGGTGCGCCCCGGCGAGGCCGACACCCGGTTCATCTCCGGACCCCACAAGAACGTGGCCGCCACCGACGAGATCGAGGTGTCCGTCGTCCTGGCCGAGGGTGGCACCGCGACCTTCGACCTGAGGGCCTCGCTGCTGCCCTGA
- a CDS encoding SGNH hydrolase domain-containing protein codes for MRATSRRLVVALALGALVLAGCGGGASDAGPSDPSYAASDRPTTDRPTSAAPSAPAKPVRRDRLLPPLAHVRSDRPDLYADGCQVAPESDEPTGCAYGASAQDATATIAVIGDSKSAQWSTALQRLAETRGWRVLIYTKSGCAAVAVPMSMDGEEYASCTRFDRTVSAELVANPVDLLLTSNTSDTALVTDLAPGQDAREASLDAFVAGEKKAWTTWIEAGNRVAVISDIPRPTRSGSIFDVPRCVEKHRDYLERCSFDRAAGEALSGRTGQVRGVEEMGAVDVSPALLGEDVPGATDAPLAWVDPLGILCPQGTCPPADGRILIYREGSHLTDTYVASLTDRIGAVMTALGLP; via the coding sequence GTGAGGGCCACCTCCCGCCGGCTGGTCGTCGCGCTCGCGCTCGGTGCCCTCGTGCTCGCCGGCTGCGGCGGCGGCGCGTCCGACGCCGGCCCGTCGGACCCGTCGTACGCCGCCTCCGACCGGCCCACCACGGACCGGCCGACCAGCGCGGCACCGAGCGCCCCGGCCAAGCCGGTGCGCCGCGACCGGCTCCTCCCGCCCCTCGCGCACGTCCGCAGCGACCGGCCCGACCTCTACGCCGACGGCTGCCAGGTCGCTCCCGAGTCCGACGAGCCGACCGGCTGCGCCTACGGGGCATCGGCGCAGGACGCGACCGCCACCATCGCGGTCATCGGCGACTCCAAGTCCGCGCAGTGGTCGACGGCCCTGCAGCGACTGGCGGAGACCCGCGGGTGGCGGGTCCTGATCTACACCAAGTCGGGCTGCGCGGCGGTGGCCGTCCCGATGAGCATGGACGGGGAGGAGTACGCGTCGTGCACCCGCTTCGACCGCACCGTCAGTGCGGAGCTGGTGGCCAACCCCGTCGACCTGCTGCTCACCTCCAACACCTCGGACACCGCCCTGGTCACCGACCTGGCCCCGGGCCAGGACGCCCGCGAGGCGAGCCTCGACGCCTTCGTGGCGGGGGAGAAGAAGGCCTGGACCACCTGGATCGAGGCCGGCAACCGGGTCGCGGTGATCAGCGACATCCCGCGACCGACACGGAGCGGGAGCATCTTCGACGTCCCGAGGTGCGTCGAGAAGCACCGCGACTACCTCGAGCGGTGCTCGTTCGACCGGGCCGCTGGTGAGGCACTCTCCGGCCGCACGGGCCAGGTGCGCGGGGTCGAGGAGATGGGGGCCGTCGACGTGAGCCCCGCCCTCCTGGGCGAGGACGTGCCCGGCGCGACCGACGCGCCGCTGGCGTGGGTCGACCCGCTCGGGATCCTCTGCCCCCAGGGGACCTGCCCGCCGGCCGACGGCCGGATCCTCATCTACCGCGAGGGCTCCCACCTCACCGACACCTACGTCGCCTCGCTGACCGACCGCATCGGCGCGGTCATGACGGCCCTCGGGCTGCCGTGA
- the chrA gene encoding chromate efflux transporter, giving the protein MVPLRQAARTWFLISLQTFGGPAGQIAVMQRTLVDEQRWIGQQRFLFALSYCTLLPGPEAQQLATYVGWLLNGVRGALVAGVLFILPGVVTLLALSAVYVGLGDTTVVESLFLGLGPAVIAIVAQAVVRLAGRGLAHPALTVLAAVAFVALAAFSVPFPAVVAAGAVVGWVLGRRVPGLAAQARAVPDDGPAPLVSDDALHTERPSGRRTATILVTGLALWALPVAVAAVVFGRTSVYVDQGLFFSGAAVVTFGGAYAVLAYVAQQAVSTYAWLAPGEMVRGLALAESTPGPLVMVVQFVAFVGAYRDPGSLNPWVAAVLAALLTTWVTFVPCFLFILLGAPYVERLRGNRSLASALTGITAAVVGVIASLAVYFAVHTLFGRTEPLTGGPFDLEVPVVGSVRWAALAITAVALVLVLRLGWSPLRTLGVCAVVGMVVGLATNV; this is encoded by the coding sequence GTGGTACCGCTGCGTCAGGCCGCCCGCACCTGGTTCCTGATCTCGCTGCAGACCTTCGGTGGCCCCGCGGGGCAGATCGCGGTGATGCAGCGGACGCTCGTGGACGAGCAGCGGTGGATCGGGCAGCAGCGCTTCCTGTTCGCCCTGTCCTACTGCACGCTGCTCCCCGGACCCGAGGCCCAGCAGCTCGCGACGTACGTCGGCTGGCTGCTGAACGGCGTGCGCGGCGCCCTGGTCGCCGGTGTCCTGTTCATCCTGCCGGGCGTCGTGACCCTGCTCGCGCTGTCGGCGGTCTACGTCGGCCTCGGGGACACGACCGTGGTCGAGTCGCTCTTCCTCGGGCTGGGCCCGGCGGTGATCGCGATCGTCGCGCAGGCCGTCGTACGCCTGGCGGGGCGGGGGCTGGCGCACCCGGCGCTGACGGTGCTGGCCGCGGTCGCGTTCGTCGCCCTGGCGGCGTTCTCGGTGCCGTTCCCGGCCGTGGTCGCCGCGGGTGCCGTGGTCGGCTGGGTCCTGGGGCGCCGGGTCCCGGGCCTCGCTGCGCAGGCGAGGGCGGTCCCGGACGACGGCCCGGCGCCCCTCGTCAGCGACGACGCGCTGCACACCGAGCGGCCCTCGGGGCGGCGTACGGCGACGATCCTTGTCACCGGGCTGGCGCTGTGGGCGTTGCCGGTCGCGGTGGCCGCGGTGGTGTTCGGCCGCACGAGCGTCTACGTGGACCAGGGCCTGTTCTTCTCCGGCGCCGCCGTGGTGACCTTCGGCGGCGCGTACGCCGTGCTGGCCTACGTCGCGCAGCAGGCGGTCTCCACCTACGCGTGGTTGGCCCCCGGCGAGATGGTCCGCGGGCTCGCGCTCGCCGAGTCCACCCCCGGGCCGCTGGTCATGGTGGTGCAGTTCGTCGCGTTCGTCGGCGCCTACCGCGACCCCGGCTCGCTGAACCCCTGGGTGGCCGCCGTGCTGGCCGCCCTGCTCACCACGTGGGTCACCTTCGTGCCGTGCTTCCTGTTCATCCTGCTCGGGGCGCCGTACGTCGAGCGCCTGCGGGGCAACCGGTCGCTCGCCTCGGCGCTCACCGGGATCACCGCGGCCGTCGTGGGGGTGATCGCGAGCCTGGCCGTCTACTTCGCCGTGCACACGCTCTTCGGCCGCACCGAGCCGCTCACCGGCGGCCCGTTCGACCTCGAGGTGCCCGTCGTCGGCTCGGTGCGGTGGGCGGCCCTCGCCATCACCGCGGTGGCTCTGGTGCTCGTGCTCCGGCTGGGCTGGAGCCCGCTGCGCACGCTCGGCGTGTGTGCCGTGGTGGGCATGGTGGTCGGGCTCGCGACGAACGTCTGA
- a CDS encoding ABC transporter substrate-binding protein/permease, with product MARVLALVILALGLAAAVGAPTASAAGEEKRPVLRVGTEGTYPPFSYEDGGDLKGYDIDVMKAVADEAGFDVEFVEAPFDALFPALDSGRIDVIANQVTINPEREARYLFTRPYTYSRGVIVTATDTDDITTLADLKGQTAAQSETSNWAQVARDAGANVESVEGFAQAAELLVQGRVDVIVNDSIAVLDYLATTGSKDVEIKGEVDDEVSEQALVFRQDEQGLRDQADQALQRLTADGRLKEISEGYFKADVSAEDGGDVEVEGSGKGKSTWDVVREAVPPMLWGVVKGTVPLTIISFLAGLLIALAVALARLSSSRALRLPARFYISLIRGTPLLVQLFVVFYGLPQIGIKLPGFTAACLALSLNVGGYAAEIIRASILSVPRGQFEAATTIGMGYRQSLRRIVLPQASRIAVPPLSNTLLSLVKDTSLVSIVLVTDPFREAQKAASASGEFLALYALVALYFWVICFLLSIAQGRLEKKLGRYAV from the coding sequence GTGGCGCGTGTGCTGGCCCTGGTGATCCTGGCGCTCGGGCTCGCCGCCGCCGTGGGCGCGCCGACCGCGAGCGCGGCCGGCGAGGAGAAGCGGCCGGTGCTCCGGGTCGGCACCGAGGGCACCTACCCGCCGTTCAGCTACGAGGACGGCGGCGACCTCAAGGGCTACGACATCGACGTGATGAAGGCCGTCGCCGACGAGGCCGGGTTCGACGTCGAGTTCGTGGAGGCGCCGTTCGACGCGCTGTTCCCGGCGCTCGACTCCGGACGCATCGACGTCATCGCCAACCAGGTCACGATCAACCCCGAGCGCGAGGCGCGCTACCTGTTCACCCGCCCGTACACCTACTCGCGCGGCGTCATCGTCACCGCGACCGACACCGACGACATCACGACGCTCGCCGATCTCAAGGGGCAGACGGCCGCGCAGTCCGAGACCAGCAACTGGGCGCAGGTCGCCCGTGACGCCGGGGCGAACGTCGAGTCGGTCGAGGGCTTCGCCCAGGCGGCCGAGCTGCTGGTGCAGGGCCGCGTCGACGTCATCGTCAACGACAGCATCGCCGTCCTGGACTACCTCGCGACCACGGGCTCGAAGGACGTCGAGATCAAGGGCGAGGTCGACGACGAGGTCAGCGAGCAGGCCCTGGTCTTCCGCCAGGACGAGCAGGGGCTGCGCGACCAGGCCGACCAGGCTCTGCAGCGCCTGACCGCCGACGGTCGGCTGAAGGAGATCTCCGAGGGCTACTTCAAGGCCGACGTCTCGGCCGAGGACGGCGGCGACGTCGAGGTCGAGGGCTCCGGCAAGGGCAAGAGCACCTGGGACGTCGTCCGCGAGGCCGTCCCGCCGATGCTCTGGGGTGTCGTCAAGGGCACGGTCCCGCTCACGATCATCAGCTTCCTGGCCGGACTGCTGATCGCGCTCGCGGTCGCGCTCGCGCGACTCTCCTCGTCGCGGGCGCTGCGGCTGCCGGCGCGGTTCTACATCTCGCTGATCCGCGGCACCCCGTTGCTGGTGCAGCTCTTCGTGGTCTTCTACGGCCTGCCGCAGATCGGCATCAAGCTGCCCGGCTTCACCGCCGCGTGCCTCGCACTCAGCCTCAACGTCGGTGGCTACGCCGCCGAGATCATCCGGGCGTCGATCCTGTCGGTGCCGCGCGGCCAGTTCGAGGCGGCGACCACCATCGGCATGGGCTACCGGCAGTCGCTGCGCCGGATCGTCCTCCCACAGGCCTCCCGGATCGCCGTGCCGCCGCTGTCCAACACGCTGCTGTCGCTGGTCAAGGACACCTCACTGGTGTCGATCGTGCTGGTGACCGACCCGTTCCGCGAGGCGCAGAAGGCGGCCTCGGCCAGCGGTGAGTTCCTGGCCCTCTACGCGCTGGTCGCTCTCTACTTCTGGGTCATCTGCTTCCTGCTGTCGATCGCCCAGGGCAGGCTCGAGAAGAAGCTGGGGAGGTACGCCGTATGA
- a CDS encoding amino acid ABC transporter ATP-binding protein translates to MNDSDAHLIEVEGLRKSFGDTEVLKDVGFAADAGTCTVLLGPSGSGKTTVLRSLNVLETPDGGLVRIGAASVDFDNPSPLKSARRTEVAALRARSGMVFQAHHLFPHKTVIGNLVEGPIQVQGRDRAEAEADARVLLEQVGLAGRETAYPAELSGGQQQRVGIARALALKPDVVLLDEPTSALDPELVGEVLAVIRDLSEQGWTMVIVTHEVRFAQDVADQVLFLHDGVVAERGGAEVLTDPREERTQQFLRRVLEAR, encoded by the coding sequence ATGAACGACTCCGACGCACACCTGATCGAGGTCGAGGGACTGCGCAAGTCGTTCGGTGACACCGAGGTGCTCAAGGACGTGGGCTTCGCTGCCGACGCGGGCACCTGCACGGTCCTGCTCGGGCCGTCCGGGTCGGGCAAGACGACCGTGCTGCGCTCGCTCAACGTGCTGGAGACCCCCGACGGGGGGCTCGTCCGGATCGGTGCGGCCTCGGTCGACTTCGACAACCCGTCGCCCCTGAAGTCCGCACGCCGCACCGAGGTCGCCGCGCTGCGGGCCCGCAGCGGCATGGTCTTCCAGGCGCACCACCTGTTCCCGCACAAGACGGTCATCGGCAACCTCGTGGAGGGGCCGATCCAGGTCCAGGGGCGCGACCGCGCCGAGGCCGAGGCCGACGCGCGGGTGCTGCTCGAGCAGGTCGGTCTCGCGGGTCGCGAGACGGCGTACCCCGCCGAGCTGTCGGGCGGACAGCAGCAGCGAGTCGGCATCGCGCGGGCCCTGGCGCTCAAGCCCGATGTCGTCCTGCTCGACGAGCCCACCTCGGCCCTCGACCCCGAGCTCGTCGGCGAGGTGCTCGCCGTCATCCGCGACCTGTCCGAGCAGGGCTGGACGATGGTGATCGTCACCCACGAGGTTCGCTTCGCCCAGGACGTCGCCGACCAGGTGCTGTTCCTGCACGACGGCGTCGTCGCCGAGCGCGGTGGCGCCGAGGTGCTCACCGACCCCCGCGAGGAGCGCACCCAGCAGTTCCTGCGACGGGTGCTCGAGGCGCGCTGA
- a CDS encoding tetratricopeptide repeat protein, with product MDLYERYHRAGRQFDLKDYLGAARTLEALLMDLAADTDGAVHSVTNVRLLLARAYYHSAQLGRAEATARAVLSESPTDAYAALLLARTLERGSRPDEAREAMRVASALGAPGTAYDVA from the coding sequence ATGGACCTGTACGAGCGCTACCACCGGGCCGGCCGCCAGTTCGACCTGAAGGACTACCTGGGCGCGGCCCGCACCCTCGAGGCGCTGCTGATGGACCTCGCCGCCGACACCGACGGTGCCGTCCACTCGGTGACCAACGTGCGTCTGCTGCTGGCGCGCGCCTACTACCACTCGGCGCAGCTGGGTCGGGCCGAGGCGACCGCGAGAGCAGTGCTCTCCGAGTCCCCGACCGACGCCTACGCGGCATTGCTGCTGGCGCGCACGCTCGAGCGCGGCTCGCGTCCTGACGAGGCCCGCGAGGCGATGCGCGTCGCGTCTGCGCTGGGCGCTCCCGGGACGGCGTACGACGTCGCCTGA
- a CDS encoding YidH family protein, which yields MTNDAEQRRDGAGRRPHWVYVGEEPDPRFSLANERTFLAWVRTTLALVAGAIALESLKLPERDVLRTVLVLSLLAFALLMTVLAFLRWARIERAMRLHEPLPAFTLGLILTAGLVGAVIGLAVVLVG from the coding sequence GTGACGAACGACGCCGAGCAGCGCAGGGACGGCGCGGGCCGACGGCCACACTGGGTCTACGTCGGCGAGGAGCCCGACCCGCGCTTCTCCCTGGCCAACGAACGCACCTTCCTGGCCTGGGTCCGCACGACGCTAGCGCTCGTCGCCGGCGCAATCGCGCTCGAGTCGCTCAAGCTGCCCGAGCGCGACGTGCTGCGGACGGTCCTCGTGCTGTCGCTGCTCGCCTTCGCCCTGCTGATGACGGTGCTGGCGTTCCTGCGCTGGGCCCGGATCGAGCGCGCGATGCGACTGCACGAGCCGCTCCCCGCGTTCACGCTCGGCCTGATCCTGACCGCCGGACTGGTCGGCGCCGTGATCGGGCTCGCGGTCGTCCTGGTCGGCTGA
- a CDS encoding HNH endonuclease signature motif containing protein, with protein MAQHTDTPGSGHPIEAFLCTVLDELKGLADVPTWSMDAETTSRVVGLGARVAAGVAELEARSIRHAETLDLPDTAGCRNLARWVQQATGVTRRTARTKTRLAEALADLEPTRAATARGEIHAEQAQVIADHLGRLDDEKVSVHDQARAEAFLLEGARHGHDADALATLGHAIWERLDPEGADEREAKALEAQEERARRRTRLTMGDDGQGLTHGRFTIPTATADAFRKQLHALAAPKHVRAEHGAGSYDWQKPSAERLGQAFVDWVEGYDPAQLPKIGGLTATVVVVGDYDLLQGKLKAAQLETGTKISPTQYLRLACGAGIIPAWMNASGEVLALGRKHRFHTPAQRLAAIVEQRHCQHHSGCDVPGYLCHAHHDIPWAQGGGTDLRTTKLYCPYHHTRVHQPGKEPMHAWPGALPTMGVRSRGPT; from the coding sequence ATGGCCCAGCACACCGACACCCCCGGATCGGGACACCCGATCGAGGCGTTCCTGTGCACGGTGCTCGACGAGCTGAAGGGTCTGGCCGACGTCCCGACCTGGTCCATGGACGCAGAGACCACCAGCCGTGTGGTGGGTCTGGGTGCCCGGGTCGCCGCCGGTGTCGCCGAGCTCGAAGCCAGGTCGATCAGACATGCCGAGACCCTCGACCTCCCCGACACCGCCGGGTGCCGCAACCTCGCCCGGTGGGTCCAACAGGCCACCGGTGTCACCCGCCGCACCGCCAGGACCAAGACCAGGCTCGCCGAGGCCCTGGCTGATCTCGAACCCACGAGAGCCGCGACCGCCCGTGGGGAGATCCATGCCGAGCAGGCCCAAGTGATCGCCGACCACCTCGGACGGTTGGACGATGAGAAGGTCTCGGTGCATGACCAGGCCCGTGCCGAGGCGTTCCTCCTCGAGGGGGCCAGGCACGGTCACGACGCCGACGCCCTCGCGACCCTGGGCCACGCGATCTGGGAGCGCCTGGACCCTGAGGGCGCCGACGAACGCGAAGCCAAAGCCCTCGAAGCCCAGGAAGAACGCGCCCGCAGACGCACCCGGCTGACCATGGGCGACGACGGGCAGGGGTTGACCCACGGCCGGTTCACCATCCCCACCGCCACCGCAGATGCGTTCCGCAAACAGCTCCACGCCCTGGCCGCCCCCAAGCACGTCCGCGCCGAGCACGGGGCCGGGTCCTATGACTGGCAGAAGCCGTCGGCCGAACGCTTGGGCCAGGCGTTCGTGGACTGGGTCGAGGGCTACGACCCAGCCCAGCTCCCCAAGATCGGCGGCCTGACCGCCACGGTGGTGGTGGTCGGCGACTACGACCTCCTCCAAGGCAAGCTCAAGGCCGCCCAGCTCGAGACAGGCACCAAGATCAGCCCCACCCAATACCTCCGCCTGGCCTGCGGCGCCGGGATCATCCCCGCCTGGATGAACGCATCCGGGGAAGTCCTCGCCCTGGGCCGCAAGCACAGGTTCCACACCCCCGCACAGCGCCTGGCCGCGATCGTCGAGCAACGCCACTGCCAACACCACAGTGGCTGCGACGTCCCGGGCTACCTGTGCCACGCCCACCACGACATCCCCTGGGCCCAGGGCGGTGGCACCGACCTGAGGACCACGAAGCTCTACTGCCCCTACCACCACACCCGCGTCCATCAACCTGGCAAGGAACCCATGCACGCGTGGCCCGGAGCTCTGCCCACCATGGGAGTCCGCTCTCGAGGACCGACGTAG